A single region of the Changchengzhania lutea genome encodes:
- a CDS encoding TfoX/Sxy family protein yields MAYSDFLIDRVERVFKQKKINAEGKKFMGGYCFFLDDKMCIGLDVDKKTGKDRLMARIGENVIEEALKRKGCMPMDITGRPMKGFVFVAPEGFDLDRDLEYWIQLAINFNPLAKSSKRKK; encoded by the coding sequence ATGGCGTATTCAGATTTTTTAATTGACCGTGTAGAAAGAGTTTTTAAGCAAAAAAAAATAAATGCAGAAGGCAAAAAGTTTATGGGTGGCTATTGTTTCTTTTTAGATGACAAAATGTGTATTGGTTTAGATGTCGATAAAAAAACAGGAAAAGATCGGCTTATGGCAAGAATTGGCGAAAATGTAATTGAGGAAGCCCTAAAACGAAAAGGGTGTATGCCAATGGATATTACTGGCCGACCCATGAAAGGATTTGTGTTCGTTGCTCCTGAAGGTTTCGATCTAGATAGAGATTTAGAGTATTGGATACAATTAGCAATTAATTTTAATCCGTTGGCTAAAAGTAGTAAGCGTAAAAAGTAA
- a CDS encoding DUF2461 domain-containing protein, giving the protein MSYFKNDFFTFFEELEKNNNKEWFHANKSRYNQFVKIPFENFTSEFIFEIQNRDATLKIEAKECILRINKDIRFSKDKSPYNLHVTAFISNGGRKDKTIPGLYIRLSREMTGIMGGCYNPNKEQLHNLRNAIFRNKVEFNNIIKNSTFTNKFGELKGEEMKRVPKEWVPKVEEVPLLIKKQFYVASELNPQRMLQDNFMDSVLEHWEALNPFNAFLLKNLN; this is encoded by the coding sequence ATGAGTTACTTTAAAAATGATTTCTTCACATTTTTTGAAGAATTAGAGAAAAACAATAACAAGGAATGGTTTCATGCTAACAAATCAAGGTACAATCAATTTGTAAAAATACCTTTCGAGAATTTTACTTCCGAATTTATTTTTGAAATTCAAAATCGTGATGCAACACTCAAGATAGAGGCAAAAGAGTGTATTTTAAGAATTAACAAAGACATTCGGTTTTCTAAAGATAAGTCACCGTACAACCTCCACGTCACGGCATTTATTTCTAATGGTGGTAGAAAAGACAAAACCATTCCAGGACTATACATTCGTCTTTCTAGAGAGATGACAGGTATTATGGGTGGATGCTACAACCCTAATAAAGAGCAATTGCACAATCTGAGAAATGCTATTTTTAGGAATAAAGTTGAGTTTAACAACATTATTAAAAATTCAACTTTCACCAATAAATTTGGAGAGCTTAAGGGTGAGGAAATGAAAAGAGTTCCTAAAGAATGGGTGCCAAAAGTAGAAGAAGTTCCACTACTAATTAAAAAACAGTTTTATGTAGCATCAGAGTTAAACCCTCAAAGAATGTTACAAGATAATTTTATGGACAGTGTACTTGAACATTGGGAAGCTCTTAACCCATTCAACGCTTTTTTATTAAAGAATTTAAACTAA
- a CDS encoding RteC domain-containing protein: MRSLVLEKNFKTKEVEIHFFKNSKPQIYSKLIYYVKLFNIESKRPRGSKKSQAKYLNNHIDRLQTFFNDNLEFYHYFRRGATTFDKQYFLRGQADIRLHSDAFHFFTDEQFSTSHDSTVVCVLKCVFENS, encoded by the coding sequence ATGAGAAGTCTTGTCCTAGAGAAAAACTTCAAAACAAAGGAAGTAGAAATACATTTTTTCAAAAACTCAAAGCCCCAAATTTACAGTAAGCTCATTTACTATGTAAAGCTTTTCAATATTGAAAGTAAAAGGCCAAGAGGTAGTAAAAAATCACAGGCCAAATACCTAAACAATCATATCGATAGGCTTCAGACATTTTTTAATGACAATTTAGAGTTTTATCACTATTTTAGAAGAGGAGCCACCACCTTTGATAAGCAGTATTTTTTAAGAGGACAAGCAGATATTAGATTACATTCTGATGCTTTCCACTTTTTCACTGATGAGCAATTTTCTACAAGTCATGATAGCACGGTAGTATGTGTCTTGAAGTGTGTTTTTGAAAATTCCTGA
- a CDS encoding outer membrane lipoprotein-sorting protein, which yields MKRAVILFTLMAFNFSVISQTPEQKGLEIAKAADLADQGFGSSTVNLKMILKNKNGQTSEREITNKTLELIEDGDKSLVAFQTPKDVKGTATLTFTHKVGSDDQWLYLPSIKRVKRISSSNKSGPFMGSEFAFEDLSSNEVEKYTYKFIEDNDGLLLVEQNPLNPKSGYSKRLVWYNGSKGYRIEKIEFYDRKDALLKTLVYSDYKQYKNKFWRAGEMVMSNHLSNKETTLLFSGYNFGLELSDEDFTENALIRVGG from the coding sequence ATGAAAAGAGCGGTAATACTATTTACATTAATGGCCTTTAACTTTTCGGTCATCTCGCAAACACCCGAGCAAAAAGGTTTGGAAATAGCTAAGGCCGCAGATTTGGCAGACCAAGGTTTTGGTAGTTCTACTGTGAATCTAAAAATGATTCTCAAAAATAAGAATGGTCAAACAAGCGAACGGGAAATAACCAATAAAACGCTTGAACTGATAGAGGATGGGGATAAGTCACTCGTTGCTTTTCAGACACCTAAAGATGTGAAAGGTACGGCGACGCTTACTTTTACCCACAAAGTAGGTAGTGATGACCAATGGCTGTATCTACCTTCCATAAAAAGGGTAAAGCGGATTTCTTCCAGTAATAAGTCTGGACCTTTTATGGGAAGCGAATTCGCTTTTGAAGACCTTTCGTCCAATGAGGTGGAGAAATATACCTATAAATTCATCGAAGATAATGACGGATTGCTTTTAGTCGAGCAGAATCCTTTGAACCCAAAGTCTGGATACTCAAAAAGATTGGTATGGTACAATGGGTCTAAAGGTTATCGAATTGAAAAAATCGAGTTCTATGACCGGAAAGATGCCTTATTGAAAACCTTGGTTTATAGTGATTACAAACAATATAAAAACAAATTCTGGAGGGCTGGTGAAATGGTCATGAGCAATCATTTGAGCAATAAGGAAACTACGCTTCTTTTTTCTGGTTACAATTTTGGATTAGAGCTTTCAGACGAAGATTTCACTGAAAATGCGCTTATAAGGGTTGGTGGTTAG